A window from Longimicrobium sp. encodes these proteins:
- a CDS encoding DUF4037 domain-containing protein gives MPLDPLPPFVPGLRLSERFFHAAVRPLLAERFPGLAYAAGRLDRGSDVLGFDTAQSRDHHWGARLTLFLGEDDYRAHADAILALMGEELPFTVDGYPTHFDRPGFDGGLIAFTDRRPIAHGVTVTTPARFTAEYLGVDATREVGELDWLAIPSQRLGTVRAGRLFHDRIGLEAVRERLRWYPRDVWLYRMACQWVRVAQEEAFAARAGDAGDELGSRLVAARQVIELMRLCFLAEREYAPYWKWFGSAFARLACAPRLTPVFHAVLDAGGWKAREAALGPAYLHAGEMHNALGVTAPLEARMAPFHGRPYLVPHADRFAEALRGAIRSERLRALPAYGAVDQFADSTDVAEDVGGMRALTAIYRT, from the coding sequence ATGCCCCTCGACCCCCTCCCGCCGTTCGTCCCCGGCCTCCGGCTCTCCGAGCGCTTCTTCCACGCCGCCGTCCGCCCGCTCCTGGCCGAGCGCTTCCCGGGGCTCGCGTACGCGGCGGGGCGCCTCGACCGCGGCTCCGACGTCCTGGGCTTCGACACCGCCCAGTCGCGCGACCACCACTGGGGCGCCCGGCTCACGCTCTTCCTCGGCGAGGACGACTACCGGGCGCACGCGGATGCCATCCTGGCGCTGATGGGCGAGGAGCTGCCGTTCACCGTCGACGGCTACCCCACCCACTTCGACCGGCCCGGCTTCGACGGCGGCCTCATCGCGTTCACCGACCGCCGCCCGATCGCGCACGGCGTCACCGTCACCACCCCGGCGCGCTTCACGGCCGAGTACCTGGGCGTCGACGCCACGCGGGAGGTCGGCGAGCTCGACTGGCTGGCGATCCCCTCGCAGCGGCTCGGCACCGTGCGCGCGGGCCGGCTCTTCCACGACCGCATCGGCCTGGAGGCCGTGCGCGAGCGGCTGCGCTGGTACCCGCGCGACGTGTGGCTCTACCGCATGGCCTGCCAGTGGGTGCGCGTGGCCCAGGAGGAAGCCTTCGCCGCCCGCGCCGGCGACGCGGGCGACGAGCTGGGCTCCCGGCTGGTGGCCGCGCGGCAGGTGATCGAGCTGATGCGCCTCTGCTTCCTGGCCGAGCGCGAGTACGCTCCTTACTGGAAGTGGTTCGGCAGCGCCTTCGCCCGCCTGGCCTGCGCGCCGCGGCTCACGCCCGTCTTCCACGCGGTGCTGGACGCGGGCGGCTGGAAGGCGCGCGAGGCCGCGCTCGGGCCGGCGTACCTGCACGCGGGCGAGATGCACAACGCGCTGGGGGTGACCGCGCCGCTGGAGGCGCGCATGGCCCCGTTCCACGGGCGGCCCTACCTTGTGCCGCACGCGGACCGCTTCGCCGAGGCGCTGCGCGGGGCCATCCGCTCCGAGCGCCTGCGCGCGCTCCCCGCTTACGGCGCCGTGGACCAGTTCGCCGACTCCACCGACGTCGCGGAAGACGTCGGCGGCATGCGGGCGCTCACGGCCATCTATCGCACCTGA
- a CDS encoding family 10 glycosylhydrolase, translating to MRPPVRRFRPPLALLPLALAAGCAPNRPGARPLLADAPPPVMREFRGVWVASVANIDWPSRPGVPADSARIELVGMLDRAVALGLNAVILQVRPAADALYPSELEPWSEYLTGEQGRAPDPLWDPLEVAVAEAHRRGLELHAWFNPYRARHPSAKSPQAPTHLSRTRPELVKEYGRYLWMDPGEPAVQDHSIRVMLDVVRRYDVDGVHIDDYFYPYPERDSAGRTVDFPDEPSWRRYVASGGRLSRDDWRRRNVDEFVRRLYGEIKREKPWVKFGISPFGIWRPGYPPQITTGFDQYAMLYADARRWLREGWMDYFTPQLYWPIAQTGQSYPVLLDWWVEENVMGRHLWPGNFTSRTWEGNPTPWPASEVLGQIYVTRGRPGATGNVHFSIKAFWIDRDSLSERLAREAYREPALVPSSPWLSRARPGRPRATLVRDAASGRLTVALEPGGGPAPFRWVVQSRAADRRWTTEVIPGWMREHALPAGAEVVAVSAVDRLGNEGGRTVVVAGSGSREANPGASR from the coding sequence ATGCGCCCGCCCGTCCGCCGCTTCCGCCCGCCCCTCGCGCTCCTTCCGCTCGCCCTGGCCGCCGGCTGCGCGCCGAACCGGCCCGGCGCGCGGCCGCTCCTCGCGGACGCGCCGCCGCCGGTGATGCGCGAGTTCCGGGGCGTGTGGGTGGCGAGCGTGGCGAACATCGACTGGCCGTCGCGCCCCGGGGTGCCGGCGGACAGCGCCAGGATCGAGCTGGTGGGGATGCTGGACCGCGCGGTGGCGCTGGGGCTGAACGCCGTAATCCTGCAGGTGCGCCCGGCGGCGGACGCGCTCTACCCCTCGGAGCTGGAGCCGTGGTCGGAGTACCTGACCGGCGAGCAGGGGAGGGCGCCGGACCCGCTCTGGGACCCGCTGGAGGTGGCGGTGGCCGAGGCGCACCGGCGCGGGCTGGAGCTGCACGCCTGGTTCAACCCCTACCGCGCGCGGCACCCCTCGGCCAAGTCGCCGCAGGCGCCCACGCACCTCTCGCGCACGCGGCCCGAGCTGGTGAAGGAGTACGGGCGCTACCTGTGGATGGACCCCGGCGAGCCGGCGGTGCAGGACCACTCGATCCGCGTGATGCTGGACGTGGTGCGCCGCTACGACGTCGACGGGGTGCACATCGACGACTACTTCTACCCCTACCCGGAGCGCGACTCGGCGGGGCGGACGGTCGACTTCCCCGACGAGCCGAGCTGGCGGCGCTACGTGGCCTCGGGCGGGCGCCTCTCGCGCGACGACTGGCGGCGCCGCAACGTGGACGAGTTCGTCCGGCGCCTGTACGGCGAGATCAAGCGCGAGAAGCCGTGGGTGAAGTTCGGCATCAGCCCCTTCGGCATCTGGCGCCCGGGGTACCCGCCGCAGATCACCACGGGCTTCGACCAGTACGCCATGCTCTACGCCGACGCGCGCAGGTGGCTGCGCGAGGGGTGGATGGACTACTTCACCCCGCAGCTCTACTGGCCGATCGCGCAGACGGGGCAGAGCTACCCGGTGCTGCTGGACTGGTGGGTGGAGGAGAACGTCATGGGGCGGCACCTGTGGCCGGGGAACTTCACCAGCCGCACCTGGGAAGGGAACCCCACGCCGTGGCCCGCCAGCGAGGTGCTGGGGCAGATCTACGTGACGCGCGGGCGCCCCGGGGCCACGGGGAACGTGCATTTCAGCATCAAGGCGTTCTGGATCGACCGCGACAGCCTCTCCGAGCGGCTGGCGCGCGAGGCGTACCGCGAGCCGGCGCTGGTCCCCTCCTCGCCCTGGCTCTCGCGCGCCCGCCCGGGCCGCCCCCGCGCCACCCTCGTGCGCGACGCCGCGAGCGGCAGGCTGACGGTCGCCCTGGAGCCGGGCGGCGGCCCCGCGCCGTTCCGCTGGGTGGTCCAGTCCCGCGCCGCCGACCGCCGCTGGACGACCGAGGTGATCCCCGGCTGGATGCGGGAGCACGCGCTGCCTGCCGGGGCGGAAGTGGTGGCCGTCTCGGCCGTGGACCGGCTGGGGAACGAGGGCGGGCGGACGGTGGTCGTCGCAGGTTCGGGTTCGCGCGAGGCGAACCCGGGCGCTTCTCGGTAA
- a CDS encoding TetR/AcrR family transcriptional regulator, with product MSPRSPQQNERIRAASRARIVEHALRLFAEHGYERTSVKMIADAAGISQGLLYNYFESKDALLRAIFEASMDDVRASFAAAEAEPDPRRRVERLVRGSFEILRRNTLFWRLSYGVRMQAAVLEGLGERIQGWTGTILATLERYLREAGVPDARLEAALLFAMIDGVSQHYVLDPGHYPLPEVTERIVERYRLLVGGEEVGAG from the coding sequence ATGAGCCCTCGCTCTCCCCAGCAGAACGAGCGGATCCGCGCGGCCAGCCGGGCGCGGATCGTGGAGCACGCGCTGCGGCTGTTCGCGGAGCACGGCTACGAACGCACGTCGGTGAAGATGATCGCGGACGCGGCGGGGATCTCGCAGGGGCTGCTCTACAACTACTTCGAGAGCAAGGACGCGCTGCTGCGCGCGATCTTCGAGGCGAGCATGGACGACGTGCGCGCCTCGTTCGCGGCCGCCGAGGCGGAGCCCGACCCGCGGCGGCGCGTGGAGCGGCTGGTGCGCGGGAGCTTCGAGATCCTGCGCCGCAACACGCTCTTCTGGCGGCTGTCGTACGGGGTGCGGATGCAGGCGGCGGTGCTGGAGGGCCTCGGCGAGCGGATCCAGGGGTGGACGGGGACGATCCTGGCCACGCTGGAGCGCTACCTGCGCGAGGCCGGCGTGCCCGACGCCCGGCTGGAGGCGGCGCTCCTCTTCGCGATGATCGACGGGGTGTCGCAGCACTACGTGCTCGACCCCGGGCACTACCCGCTCCCCGAGGTCACCGAGCGGATCGTCGAGCGCTACCGGCTGCTGGTGGGCGGGGAGGAGGTGGGAGCCGGGTGA
- a CDS encoding aldo/keto reductase: MEHRALGGTGLTVPVVGMGTWQTFDVRGPAGERGAREVVDAALAGGASFFDSSPMYGEAERVLGEALRGRRERALVATKVWTGSGDEGRRQVERALGFYGGRVELYQLHNLVAWRTHLPLLERLRDEGRVDAIGATHYAPSAFGELRRVMETGRVTAVQVPYNPLEREVEREILPLAAELGLGVVVMRPFGERSLLRRVPERELEPLRPFGVRTWPQALLKWILSDPRCHVAIPATSSPRHMADNAAAGSPPWLGPEERACVARLAAR, translated from the coding sequence ATGGAGCATCGCGCGCTGGGCGGGACCGGGCTGACGGTGCCGGTCGTGGGGATGGGGACCTGGCAGACCTTCGACGTGCGCGGCCCGGCGGGGGAGCGGGGCGCGCGCGAGGTGGTCGACGCGGCGCTCGCGGGCGGGGCCAGCTTCTTCGACAGCTCGCCGATGTACGGCGAGGCCGAGCGGGTGCTCGGGGAGGCGCTCCGGGGGCGGCGCGAGCGCGCGCTGGTGGCCACCAAGGTGTGGACGGGCTCGGGCGACGAGGGGCGGCGGCAGGTGGAGCGCGCGCTCGGCTTCTACGGCGGGCGCGTCGAGCTCTACCAGCTCCACAACCTGGTGGCCTGGCGCACCCACCTGCCGCTGCTGGAGCGCCTGCGCGACGAGGGGCGGGTCGACGCGATCGGCGCCACCCACTACGCGCCCTCCGCCTTCGGCGAGCTGCGGCGCGTGATGGAGACGGGGCGCGTGACCGCCGTGCAGGTGCCGTACAACCCGCTGGAGCGCGAGGTGGAGCGTGAGATTCTCCCCCTGGCGGCGGAGCTGGGGCTCGGCGTGGTGGTGATGCGCCCATTCGGCGAGCGGAGCCTGCTGCGCCGCGTCCCCGAGCGCGAGCTGGAGCCGCTCCGGCCGTTCGGGGTGCGCACCTGGCCGCAGGCGCTGCTCAAGTGGATCCTGAGCGACCCGCGCTGCCACGTCGCCATCCCCGCCACCTCCAGCCCCCGCCACATGGCCGACAACGCCGCCGCCGGCTCGCCCCCCTGGCTCGGCCCCGAAGAGCGCGCCTGCGTGGCCCGCCTGGCCGCGCGGTGA
- a CDS encoding isoprenylcysteine carboxylmethyltransferase family protein — protein sequence MIWLRAALFFLVVPGTVLGLVPAALVSYGPRPRVDAGPLRLLGLAAAAAGVGVILWCSVEFVRRGRGTAAPYDPPRELVAVGLYRWVRNPMYVAAVLAVVGEALWTGAPVLLAYAAALAIAYHLFVRLHEEPRLRRAFGPAYERYCAAVPRWLPRRPANAPPPDSAVP from the coding sequence ATGATCTGGCTGCGCGCGGCGCTGTTCTTCCTCGTGGTGCCGGGGACGGTGCTCGGCCTCGTCCCCGCCGCCCTGGTGAGCTACGGGCCGCGGCCGCGGGTGGACGCCGGGCCCTTGCGGCTCCTCGGGCTCGCCGCCGCCGCCGCCGGGGTCGGCGTGATCCTCTGGTGCTCCGTGGAGTTCGTGCGGCGGGGCCGGGGCACCGCCGCGCCGTACGACCCGCCGCGCGAGCTGGTCGCCGTGGGCCTGTACCGCTGGGTGCGCAACCCCATGTACGTCGCCGCCGTGCTCGCCGTCGTCGGCGAGGCGCTCTGGACGGGCGCGCCCGTGCTGCTCGCCTACGCCGCGGCGCTCGCCATCGCCTACCACCTCTTCGTGCGCCTCCACGAAGAGCCGCGCCTGCGCAGGGCGTTCGGTCCCGCCTACGAGCGCTACTGCGCCGCCGTCCCGCGCTGGCTCCCCCGCCGCCCCGCGAACGCCCCTCCGCCGGACTCCGCCGTCCCGTAG
- a CDS encoding DUF1330 domain-containing protein, translating to MPAYILVDIDVHDAERYEEYKRLAPPSIAAYGGRYLVRGAPVEQLEGSWRPRRLVVLEFPTAERARAWWSSPEYAEAKALRQAIAGAHMILVEGVPSPVG from the coding sequence ATGCCGGCGTACATCCTGGTCGACATCGACGTGCACGACGCCGAGCGCTACGAGGAGTACAAACGCCTGGCGCCGCCCTCGATCGCGGCGTACGGCGGGCGCTACCTGGTGCGCGGCGCGCCGGTGGAGCAGCTGGAGGGCTCCTGGCGCCCGCGGCGGCTCGTGGTGCTCGAGTTCCCCACCGCCGAGCGGGCGCGCGCGTGGTGGAGCTCCCCCGAGTACGCCGAGGCGAAGGCGCTGCGCCAGGCCATCGCCGGCGCCCACATGATCCTGGTGGAGGGCGTCCCGTCACCGGTCGGGTGA
- a CDS encoding ATP-binding protein — MERLEHGAGPLYGRWNWAARLRPFDYFDAARMLGERPAREKALAYGILGGTPRFLAILRPGEPLAGRAAETVLSPRGEVHIQLERVVEQEKGIRDPAEYRAVLAAIAAGKTQIEEIAGATGLGDRPYVVRRAVRVLEELELVWRERNFDAPPKAAYRYRIADNAVRFWYRFVHPNRSLLETGDALGVWEARVEPLLNDYMGKVFERLVREAFTRCHASWGLPAAGEWARWEGRDRNRRSIEVDLVARLEDGRILAGEVKWSTRPVGSDVLTDLLRDLDDLGRSGQGWARDALSDSRSAGFLFVASTAFTAEFRTRARKDPRIRLVTLEELYAGAAPSP; from the coding sequence ATGGAGCGGCTGGAGCACGGGGCAGGCCCGCTCTACGGGCGCTGGAACTGGGCCGCCCGGCTGCGCCCGTTCGACTACTTCGACGCCGCGCGCATGCTCGGCGAGCGGCCGGCGCGCGAGAAGGCGCTGGCGTACGGCATCCTGGGCGGCACGCCGCGCTTCCTGGCCATCCTGCGCCCCGGCGAGCCCCTGGCGGGCCGGGCGGCCGAAACGGTCCTCTCGCCGCGCGGCGAGGTGCACATCCAGCTGGAGCGGGTGGTCGAGCAGGAGAAGGGAATCCGAGACCCCGCCGAGTACCGCGCCGTTCTCGCCGCGATCGCGGCCGGGAAGACGCAGATCGAGGAGATCGCCGGCGCCACGGGGCTCGGAGACCGGCCGTACGTGGTCCGCCGGGCCGTGCGCGTGCTCGAGGAGCTGGAGCTGGTCTGGCGCGAGCGGAACTTCGACGCACCTCCCAAGGCGGCGTACCGGTACCGCATCGCCGACAACGCGGTGCGCTTCTGGTACCGGTTCGTGCACCCGAACCGCAGTCTGCTGGAGACCGGCGACGCGCTGGGCGTCTGGGAGGCGCGCGTGGAGCCGCTCCTGAACGACTACATGGGGAAGGTGTTCGAGCGCCTGGTGCGCGAGGCCTTCACCCGCTGCCACGCCTCCTGGGGTCTGCCGGCCGCCGGCGAGTGGGCGCGCTGGGAAGGGCGCGACCGCAACCGGCGCAGCATCGAGGTGGACCTGGTGGCGCGGCTGGAGGACGGCCGCATCCTCGCGGGCGAGGTCAAGTGGTCGACCCGCCCGGTGGGGAGCGACGTGCTCACCGACCTCCTGCGCGACCTCGACGACCTGGGGCGCTCCGGGCAGGGGTGGGCCAGGGACGCCCTCTCCGACTCACGCTCCGCGGGCTTCCTCTTCGTCGCCTCGACGGCGTTTACCGCGGAGTTCCGGACCCGCGCGAGGAAGGACCCGCGCATCCGGCTGGTGACGCTGGAGGAACTCTACGCGGGGGCCGCCCCCTCGCCTTGA
- a CDS encoding DUF5615 family PIN-like protein, whose product MRVLLDEQLDHRLKPLFDPQLEVWTVLERGWDGMKNGALLRAAQTEFDAFVTMDRGIPHQQNVSALSLGIVILRAPSNRRADLAPLIPQVNAALQNIRPGEVVYIGEQKGPQ is encoded by the coding sequence ATGCGCGTGCTGCTTGACGAACAGCTCGACCACCGGCTCAAGCCCCTCTTCGACCCGCAGCTCGAAGTCTGGACCGTGCTGGAACGCGGGTGGGACGGCATGAAGAACGGGGCACTGCTCCGGGCCGCCCAGACGGAGTTCGACGCCTTCGTCACGATGGACCGGGGCATCCCGCACCAGCAGAACGTGAGCGCGTTGTCGCTCGGCATCGTCATCCTGCGCGCGCCGAGCAACCGCCGCGCAGACCTGGCGCCGCTCATCCCACAGGTAAACGCGGCGCTGCAGAACATTCGCCCCGGTGAGGTCGTCTACATCGGGGAACAGAAGGGACCGCAGTAG
- a CDS encoding TonB-dependent receptor, whose product MRRSLLALLLLALPATPLAAQTGVVRGRVSDPAGAPLAGATVHAQRVRAVTDSAGRFALSGLAPGTVRVRAGRLGSETQERAVEVAADGAAEVDFVLPLQAIIVDYRGDTVAWHTGPAGAAVHGIRPDSAGRVSAESFSELVQGRAPGLFVRRASGSVGAASFIEMRGPTTISLHRSPLLVVDGVRTASENVAGLFDVDGLTPISGYDDLDPDQVESVAVLPGPAAAALYGPAGASGVIEVRTRRGAPGRPRWRAFAEAGAREDPGGYPANFAQIGRTPAGVRVANCLLVFRAASLCTPLADSLVAFSPLDQASPFRTGARRGAGFGVDGGGGRVSYAAGAGLERALGVLEENDETRWDLRGRVTVRPLAGVEVTAHTAHVRRDQRLPYEGNNSLSIVLGGLLGTADEALRSGYRPPFTGPDADFYENTLQTWRATAGLEAAWSAREWLTLGGRFGIDRLGRDQVRTRQTLSSVQPAFTEGAEVDRELRDVALEAAAALGRPDALGLRATLGVERLSDRYAARERSTLSTTPTESAALARRVVLGAYLRPELAWRGTVRLDGVLRRDEPRSRDALWSASLGAAWSLADEWFFPAPEWLSGLTLRAAWGRIARNAETAPGLDRQGELTLCPLGQACVAPAPQRSEELEGGLDAALFGGRLGVGLTAYRRHDRDVVVFERLPGEPAVPSFHNGADVRNAGAELALRARLVDRASLGWEVELLGAANRNRVTRRSGPFLVTEPVRQRIQEGYPLGAYFALPLLSWGDRDGDGLIDAQGCFTGNPDCEVVVGREQVYLGAPLPTRMLALASRLRLGQRVTLSARLEHQGGARLWNAARQLRCASLLTCREAVEASAPLEDQAAVVAGLLGVNGPFVEDADFVKLREVALTLSAPPAWTRRIGAAGVELTVAGRNLATWTPYSGLDPEVNAYVFAAPTAVVDLGSPPLPRTVTTRVEVRF is encoded by the coding sequence ATGCGACGCAGCCTCCTCGCCCTGCTCCTCCTGGCGCTGCCGGCCACCCCGCTCGCCGCGCAGACCGGCGTCGTCCGCGGCCGCGTGAGCGACCCCGCCGGGGCGCCGCTGGCCGGCGCCACCGTGCATGCACAGCGGGTCCGCGCCGTCACCGACTCCGCGGGGCGCTTCGCCCTGTCCGGCCTCGCCCCGGGCACCGTGCGCGTGCGGGCAGGCCGGCTGGGGAGCGAGACGCAGGAGCGCGCGGTGGAGGTGGCGGCGGACGGCGCGGCCGAAGTCGACTTCGTGCTCCCGCTGCAGGCCATCATCGTCGACTACCGTGGGGACACCGTGGCCTGGCACACCGGGCCCGCCGGCGCCGCCGTCCACGGCATCCGGCCCGACAGCGCGGGGCGCGTCTCGGCCGAGAGCTTCTCCGAGCTGGTGCAGGGGCGCGCGCCGGGGCTCTTCGTGCGCCGCGCCAGCGGCAGCGTGGGCGCCGCCTCGTTCATCGAGATGCGCGGGCCCACCACCATCTCCCTGCACCGCTCCCCGCTCCTGGTGGTGGACGGCGTGCGCACCGCCAGCGAGAACGTGGCCGGCCTCTTCGACGTCGACGGCCTCACCCCCATCTCGGGCTACGACGACCTGGACCCCGACCAGGTGGAGAGCGTGGCCGTCCTCCCCGGCCCCGCGGCCGCCGCGCTCTACGGCCCCGCCGGCGCCAGCGGCGTCATCGAGGTCCGCACCCGCCGCGGCGCGCCCGGGCGCCCCCGCTGGCGCGCCTTCGCCGAGGCGGGCGCGCGCGAGGACCCCGGCGGCTACCCCGCCAACTTCGCCCAGATCGGCCGCACCCCCGCCGGCGTCCGGGTCGCCAACTGCCTCCTGGTGTTCCGGGCCGCCTCGCTCTGCACCCCCCTGGCCGACTCGCTCGTGGCCTTCAGCCCGCTGGACCAGGCCAGCCCCTTCCGCACCGGCGCCCGGCGCGGCGCGGGGTTCGGCGTGGACGGCGGCGGGGGGCGGGTCTCCTACGCCGCCGGCGCCGGCCTGGAGCGCGCGCTGGGCGTGCTGGAGGAGAACGACGAGACGCGCTGGGACCTGCGCGGGCGCGTCACCGTGCGCCCCCTGGCCGGGGTGGAGGTGACGGCGCACACCGCCCACGTGCGCCGCGACCAGCGGCTCCCGTACGAGGGGAACAACAGCCTCAGCATCGTCCTGGGCGGCCTCCTGGGCACCGCCGACGAGGCGCTGCGCAGCGGCTACCGGCCCCCGTTCACGGGCCCCGACGCCGACTTCTACGAGAACACCCTGCAGACCTGGCGCGCCACCGCCGGCCTGGAGGCCGCCTGGAGCGCGCGCGAGTGGCTCACGCTGGGCGGGCGCTTCGGGATCGACCGCCTGGGCCGCGACCAAGTGCGCACGCGGCAGACGCTCTCCAGCGTGCAGCCCGCGTTCACCGAGGGCGCCGAGGTGGACCGCGAGCTGCGCGACGTGGCGCTCGAGGCCGCCGCGGCGCTCGGGCGGCCGGACGCGCTGGGGCTGCGCGCCACCCTGGGCGTGGAGCGGCTCTCCGACCGCTACGCCGCCCGCGAGCGCTCCACCCTCTCCACCACCCCCACCGAGTCCGCCGCGCTGGCGCGGCGCGTGGTGCTGGGGGCCTACCTGCGGCCGGAGCTCGCCTGGCGCGGCACCGTGCGCCTGGACGGGGTGCTGCGCCGCGACGAGCCCCGCAGCCGCGACGCGCTCTGGTCCGCCTCGCTGGGCGCCGCCTGGTCGCTCGCCGACGAGTGGTTCTTCCCGGCCCCGGAGTGGCTCTCGGGGCTCACCCTGCGCGCCGCCTGGGGGCGCATCGCGCGCAACGCCGAGACGGCGCCCGGCCTCGACCGCCAGGGCGAGCTCACCCTCTGCCCGCTGGGCCAGGCGTGCGTGGCGCCCGCCCCGCAGCGCTCCGAAGAGCTGGAGGGCGGCCTCGACGCCGCCCTCTTCGGCGGGCGCCTGGGGGTGGGGCTCACCGCCTACCGGCGCCACGACCGCGACGTGGTGGTGTTCGAGCGCCTCCCCGGCGAGCCCGCCGTCCCCTCGTTCCACAACGGCGCCGACGTGCGCAACGCCGGCGCCGAGCTGGCGCTGCGCGCGCGGCTCGTCGACCGGGCCTCGCTGGGGTGGGAGGTGGAGCTGCTGGGGGCCGCCAACCGCAACCGCGTCACCCGGCGCAGCGGCCCGTTCCTGGTCACCGAGCCCGTGCGGCAGCGCATCCAGGAGGGCTACCCGCTGGGCGCCTACTTCGCCCTCCCGCTCCTCTCCTGGGGGGACCGCGACGGCGACGGGCTCATCGACGCGCAGGGCTGCTTCACCGGCAACCCCGACTGCGAGGTGGTGGTGGGCCGGGAGCAGGTGTACCTGGGCGCGCCGCTCCCCACGCGCATGCTGGCGCTGGCCAGCCGCCTGCGCCTGGGCCAGCGGGTCACGCTCTCCGCGCGGCTGGAGCACCAGGGCGGCGCCCGGCTCTGGAACGCCGCCCGGCAGCTGCGCTGCGCCAGCCTGCTCACCTGCCGCGAGGCCGTGGAGGCTTCCGCCCCGCTGGAGGACCAGGCCGCGGTGGTGGCGGGGCTGCTGGGGGTGAACGGCCCCTTCGTGGAAGACGCCGACTTCGTGAAGCTGCGCGAGGTGGCCCTCACCCTCTCTGCGCCCCCCGCGTGGACGCGCCGGATCGGGGCCGCCGGGGTGGAGCTCACCGTGGCCGGCCGCAACCTGGCGACGTGGACCCCCTACTCGGGGCTGGACCCGGAGGTGAACGCCTACGTCTTCGCGGCCCCCACCGCCGTGGTCGACCTCGGCTCCCCCCCGCTGCCGCGCACGGTCACGACGCGGGTGGAGGTGCGGTTCTGA
- a CDS encoding alpha/beta fold hydrolase, with protein MSTTTVALEQRRAPAWLDTGAYPFAHHWAELPGGRRMHYLDEGAGEPILFVHGTPTWSFEWRHLVRGLASTHRCVAPDLLGFGLSDRPRDFAYTPEAHAEALERFADALGLDGFTLVVHDYGGPIALPLALAGRARRLVVLNTWMWSFAGDRSMETKARVAGGRLGRWLYRRLNFSLKVIVPGAYGDKSRLTPAVHRQYLAPFPDAWSRGAVLWPLAKALLGSGAFYDSLWRRRDALRGLPALIVWGMRDPAFPPRHLERWKAALPGARVVELPAAGHWPHEEQPDDVLAAVRAFLK; from the coding sequence ATGAGCACGACCACCGTGGCACTGGAGCAGCGCCGCGCGCCCGCGTGGCTGGACACCGGGGCCTATCCCTTCGCGCACCACTGGGCCGAGCTCCCCGGCGGGCGCCGGATGCACTACCTCGACGAAGGCGCGGGCGAGCCGATCCTGTTCGTGCACGGCACCCCCACCTGGAGCTTCGAGTGGCGGCACCTGGTGCGCGGGCTCGCGTCCACGCACCGCTGCGTCGCGCCGGACCTGCTCGGCTTCGGCCTCTCCGACCGGCCGCGCGACTTCGCCTACACCCCCGAGGCCCACGCCGAGGCGCTCGAACGGTTCGCCGACGCGCTGGGGCTGGACGGCTTCACCCTGGTGGTGCACGACTACGGCGGGCCGATCGCGCTCCCGCTCGCCCTGGCCGGCAGAGCGCGCCGGCTGGTGGTGCTGAACACCTGGATGTGGAGCTTCGCGGGCGACCGGTCGATGGAGACGAAGGCGCGCGTCGCCGGCGGCCGGCTCGGGCGCTGGCTGTACCGGCGCCTCAACTTCTCGCTGAAGGTGATCGTGCCGGGCGCGTACGGCGACAAGAGCAGGCTCACCCCCGCCGTCCACCGCCAGTACCTGGCCCCCTTCCCCGACGCCTGGTCGCGCGGCGCCGTGCTGTGGCCGCTGGCGAAGGCCCTCCTCGGCTCCGGCGCCTTCTACGACTCGCTCTGGCGCCGGCGCGACGCGCTGCGAGGCCTTCCCGCGCTGATCGTGTGGGGGATGCGCGACCCCGCGTTCCCGCCGCGCCACCTGGAGCGCTGGAAGGCGGCGCTTCCCGGCGCGCGCGTGGTCGAGCTCCCCGCCGCCGGCCACTGGCCGCATGAAGAGCAGCCCGACGACGTGCTCGCCGCCGTCCGCGCCTTCCTGAAATGA
- a CDS encoding DUF433 domain-containing protein has translation MERDRIITVDPEVMSGTPVFAGTRVPVESLIAHLKAGETLEDFLAGFPNVRREQAEAFLELALRAALGGHARAA, from the coding sequence ATGGAGCGGGATCGGATCATCACGGTGGACCCCGAGGTCATGAGCGGCACGCCGGTGTTCGCGGGTACGCGCGTGCCGGTCGAGAGCCTGATCGCCCACCTGAAGGCCGGGGAGACGCTCGAAGACTTCCTGGCCGGCTTCCCCAACGTACGCCGCGAGCAGGCCGAGGCGTTCCTGGAGCTCGCGCTCCGTGCTGCACTCGGCGGCCATGCGCGTGCTGCTTGA